One Candidatus Micrarchaeia archaeon DNA segment encodes these proteins:
- a CDS encoding UvrD-helicase domain-containing protein, which translates to MEKTLLNKEKQDILNYEGNTLVIANPGTGKTLLLAHKYAHLIEKGEKPEDILCLTFTKKAKSEMEERILKVLKQKNIDININNLNVFNFHSYALNYLEEDEVVSSNFLRFFIYKYFKDNEILNYGDDYLLDTIVPKMENLIRYLKSFGIKPNNINLKELQLNLTEYGKLSKEEMDNFAEYFIKTYEFYETEKTNLDYSDMLLEFKSIKNKPKFKHVLIDELQDVNIIEADIAFESGETF; encoded by the coding sequence ATGGAAAAAACATTACTAAATAAAGAAAAGCAGGATATTTTAAATTATGAAGGAAACACCTTAGTAATAGCAAATCCAGGAACAGGTAAAACTCTATTATTGGCGCATAAATATGCGCATTTGATTGAGAAAGGAGAAAAACCAGAAGATATTTTATGCTTAACTTTTACAAAAAAAGCAAAGTCAGAAATGGAAGAAAGAATACTTAAAGTTTTAAAACAAAAAAACATTGATATTAATATAAATAATTTGAATGTATTTAATTTTCATTCATACGCTTTAAATTATTTAGAAGAAGATGAGGTAGTATCTTCAAATTTTCTAAGATTTTTTATTTATAAATATTTTAAAGATAATGAAATATTAAATTATGGAGATGATTATTTATTAGATACAATTGTTCCTAAAATGGAAAATTTAATCAGATATCTAAAAAGCTTTGGTATAAAACCTAATAATATAAATTTGAAAGAGCTTCAGTTAAATTTAACTGAATATGGAAAATTATCAAAAGAAGAAATGGATAACTTTGCAGAGTATTTCATAAAAACCTATGAATTTTATGAAACAGAGAAAACAAATTTAGATTATTCAGATATGCTTTTGGAATTTAAAAGCATAAAAAATAAGCCGAAATTTAAACATGTTTTAATTGATGAATTGCAGGATGTCAATATCATAGAAGCAGATATAGCTTTCGAATCAGGAGAAACTTTTTT